In one window of Brenneria goodwinii DNA:
- a CDS encoding alpha/beta fold hydrolase, producing MDNRIVSGLVGAFLLMLSPLTHAQANFPSPQEADWIVPEFTFNSGEKLKDLRIHYYTIGDRNKPAVLLLHGTNQPIKALLANGFGGELFGPGQALDSSKYFIIMPESIGSGKSSKPSDGLRMKFPQYDYNDMVEAQYRLLKEGMGIKHLRLVMGYSMGGMQTWIWGEKHPDMMEALVPMASLPNELSGRNWMMRRILIESIKSDPAWNNGNYTQQPPALKTASIMFSIATTGGTLAYQSKAPTRAQADKLVEERLAAPLTSDANDFIYIWGSSANYNAEPALGKIKAPVLVINSEDDERNPVETGILDNELKKIKQADVFMIPASKETSGHGTMMSAKFYKDKLKDFLESHPTHK from the coding sequence ATGGATAACCGCATAGTATCAGGGCTAGTGGGCGCTTTTCTGTTAATGCTGTCACCTTTAACGCACGCACAAGCTAATTTCCCGTCTCCCCAAGAGGCCGATTGGATTGTTCCCGAGTTCACGTTCAATAGTGGAGAGAAGCTGAAGGATCTTCGCATTCACTATTACACTATCGGCGATCGGAACAAGCCCGCCGTTTTATTACTGCACGGAACCAATCAACCGATTAAAGCGTTATTAGCGAATGGTTTCGGCGGGGAGTTGTTTGGTCCCGGTCAGGCGTTGGATAGTAGTAAATACTTTATTATTATGCCGGAAAGCATTGGATCCGGAAAATCATCTAAACCCTCTGATGGATTACGGATGAAATTTCCTCAATATGATTATAACGATATGGTGGAAGCGCAATATCGTTTGTTAAAAGAGGGAATGGGAATTAAACATTTGCGCCTGGTAATGGGTTATTCCATGGGCGGCATGCAAACCTGGATATGGGGTGAAAAACACCCTGACATGATGGAGGCGCTGGTGCCGATGGCATCATTGCCGAATGAATTATCCGGTCGTAACTGGATGATGCGGCGTATATTAATTGAATCCATCAAGAGCGATCCGGCATGGAATAATGGTAATTACACGCAGCAGCCGCCGGCGCTGAAGACGGCCAGCATTATGTTCAGTATCGCCACCACCGGCGGGACGCTGGCTTACCAGAGTAAAGCGCCGACCCGCGCCCAAGCCGATAAGCTGGTGGAAGAACGCCTGGCAGCCCCGTTAACCAGCGATGCGAATGACTTTATTTATATTTGGGGTTCGTCCGCAAATTATAATGCCGAGCCGGCATTGGGTAAAATCAAGGCTCCCGTTTTGGTTATTAATTCTGAAGATGATGAACGTAATCCTGTTGAAACAGGAATACTGGATAATGAGCTGAAAAAAATAAAGCAGGCCGATGTATTTATGATTCCTGCCAGTAAAGAAACCAGCGGACATGGCACAATGATGTCAGCGAAGTTTTATAAAGATAAGTTGAAAGATTTTTTAGAAAGTCATCCCACTCATAAATAA
- the rraB gene encoding ribonuclease E inhibitor RraB — translation MANRELLEEQREETRLIIEELLDDGSDPDALYTIEHHFSAEQFDVLEKVAVEAFKLGYEVTDAEELEVEDGILLMCCDAISEVSLNAEVIDAQVEQLLTLAERYGVNYDGWGTYFEDPDGEEGEEANDEDFYDEDDDGKRH, via the coding sequence ATGGCAAACCGCGAATTGCTGGAAGAACAACGTGAAGAGACACGGCTGATCATCGAAGAACTGCTGGATGACGGCAGCGATCCGGATGCGCTTTATACCATTGAGCACCATTTCTCAGCCGAGCAGTTCGACGTGCTGGAAAAAGTCGCCGTGGAAGCGTTCAAACTGGGTTATGAAGTGACGGATGCGGAAGAGCTTGAAGTGGAAGACGGCATTTTGTTGATGTGCTGTGATGCCATCAGTGAAGTGTCATTGAATGCGGAAGTGATCGACGCTCAGGTGGAACAACTTTTGACGCTGGCCGAACGCTATGGCGTGAACTACGACGGTTGGGGCACCTACTTTGAAGATCCCGATGGTGAGGAAGGCGAAGAAGCGAACGACGAAGACTTCTATGACGAAGATGATGATGGTAAGCGTCATTAA
- a CDS encoding GNAT family N-acetyltransferase produces MTTAIPANYLIRPITAPDNAAIARVIRCVSAEFNLTADKGYTVSDPNLDSLFELYSQPDSAYWVLEYEGEVVGGGGIAPLVDGDEDVCELQKMYFLPVLRGKGLARQLALQALDFARQHGFRRCYLETTSHLTSAIRLYQSLGFEHIPYSMGNTRHTDCEVTMLKML; encoded by the coding sequence ATGACAACCGCCATTCCCGCCAACTATTTGATTCGTCCTATTACGGCACCAGACAATGCTGCTATCGCCCGTGTTATCCGCTGCGTTTCCGCCGAGTTCAATTTGACGGCGGACAAAGGCTACACCGTATCCGATCCTAATCTGGACAGCCTGTTTGAGCTTTACAGCCAGCCGGATAGCGCCTATTGGGTGCTGGAATATGAAGGTGAAGTGGTTGGCGGCGGCGGCATCGCGCCGCTGGTGGACGGCGATGAAGATGTGTGTGAACTACAAAAGATGTATTTTTTACCGGTTCTGCGCGGCAAGGGGTTGGCCAGACAGTTAGCCTTACAGGCGCTGGACTTTGCCCGTCAGCACGGTTTTCGCCGTTGCTATCTGGAAACCACCAGCCATTTAACCAGCGCTATCCGCCTGTACCAGTCATTAGGGTTTGAACATATTCCCTATTCCATGGGCAATACCCGTCACACCGATTGTGAAGTGACCATGCTGAAAATGCTGTAG